The segment TCCTTGGTTGTATGGCGAAGTCCAAGGACACCGAGAAGGCACCGGCCGGCAAGAGCGCTGGCAAGAACGCGGACAGTGGCGCCGCGGAGAAGCGACCCGGGCGACTGAAACAGATCCGGATGGTCGCGGGGCTCGTGCACAAGCAGAGCCCGTGGAGTATCCCGATCGCCGTCGTGATCGCGATCGTGGTCCTTGGACTGGCGATTCTGGGCGGGATCCTGACCGGGGCCGTCTGGTACTGGGTCATCCTCGGTATTCCCACCGCCTTCCTCTCCGGATTCATCTTCTTCACCCGCCGCGCCCAGACGGTGCAGTACAAGATGCTGGAGGGCCAACTGGGCGCCGGCATGGCGATCCTGGAGAACATGCGGGGCAACTGGGTGTTCACCCCGGGGGTCAACGGCAATCGGGAGATGGACGTCGTGCACCGCGTGGTGGGGCGGCCGGGCATCATCCTGGTCGGCGAGGGCAACCCCAACCGGGTCAAGGGCCTGATCGCCAAGGAGAAGAAGCGGGTGGCGCGCGTCGCCTACAGCGCCCCGATCTACGACCTTCGGGTCGGCAGCGGCGACGAGGAGGTCTCGATCTCCCAACTGCGCAAGCGGGTGATGAAGCTGCCGCGAAACCTGAACAAGGCGCAGGTCGCCGAGCTCAACTACCGGTTGAAGGCGCTTCCGCCCGCCATGCAACTTCCCAAGGGCCCCATGCCCAAGGGCGCGAAGATGCCCAAGGGCCCCAAGATGCCGGGCGGTCAGTCCTAGAACAAGGCTCGCCAGCCGGGAACACGTCGGACGACGGGGACGGGCGCCTCGCGCGGTACGGGTCGCGGGAGGCGCCTTCCCTTGTGCTCAGATGCGGGTGCTGACCGTTCCCACCGCGCGGTCGTGCAGTCCCCGGTTGTCCCGGTCGTAGACGACGGCCGGAATGACCAGGCACAGCAGAAGCGTCCGCACGAGGACCGCGAGCGGCCAGGTCACCGACGACGCGGGAAGCTGCCCCATCCGGATACCGAAGATCCGCTTGCCGATGGTGGTGCCGGTGAACGTGATGAGCAGTGTGGCCTGCGCGGCGAAGACGACGAGCGCGACGTAGGCCGTCAGGTTCGCCGATCCGTCGAACACCGTGTGCGCGACCCCGAGGGACAGCAGCCAGTCCACCGCGAGCGCCCCGAGCCGTCGCGGCACCGACGCGACGGCTCCCGTTCCGTCGCGCGGCATACCCAGACGGTTGCCCGGGTGAACGAACTCCTCGGAGTGGGGGTCGTCGGAGTTGGCGGGGGTGTTACGCGTGGCCATACCACCACGGTACTGGCCCGTGGCGGTGGTGAGCGGGCAGGGTCAGGACGCGCGACGGCCCGCGAACCCGCGGTCCACCAGCGCGACACCGATCGCGGCGACGATCACCTGCACGATGAGTACGAAGAGCCAGAACGTGGTGAAGATGGCCGCGATCGCCGAGCCGACGAAGGCCGCGACGATGCCGATCACGAGAGTGAGCCACAGTGGGACGTGTTGACGGCCCGGCGCGACGAGCCGTCCCAGCGCTCCGATGATGAGGCCGACGATGATGGCCGAGATGATTCCTGTGATCTCCACGGTTCCTCCTGGTCGCGGTGATCCCTGTTCCCCCAGGCCGATCCCCAGGCTGTCTGAGTCATTCCCCGCCCGACTCGCGCCCATGCGAACGCCGCGTGACGTCCTTCTCACGCCGACCGCATAGCATCGTTGTGACCAGCCGGAACACCGGCGCGGGTTCCCCGGCGCGGGGATCGCGCGGCGTAACATACGGGAAACATCGGGGACACGGAGTAGAAATCGCCTGGTCGTAGCGTTGAGGGCGCAGTCGGGAGGTGGTCTGGGCCGGCGCGACACCGCCGCCGCTCCCCCGACACCCGGTCACCTCTACCTACCGCACGGAGGCAATTTTGTTCAGCAGCGCGCAGGAACTCCTGGCCTTCACGGCCGCGGAGGACGTCAAGTTCCTCGATGTCCGATTCACCGACCTGTTCGGATCGACGCACCACTTCACGATCCCGATCGAGCAGGTGGACGAGGACTTCCTCGACGACGGCCTCATGTTCGACGGCTCCTCCATTCGTGGGTTCCAGGCCATCCACGAGTCCGACATGCTGCTGCTCCCCGACTACACCACCGCCGTGTTGGACGCCTTCCGTCAGCACAAGACGGTGAACCTGACGTTCTTCGTGCACGACCCCTTCACCCGTGAGTCCTACAGCCGCGACCCGCGCAACGTCGCCCGCAAGGCGGAGGCCTACCTCAAGGACTCCGGGATCGCCGACACGGTGTTCT is part of the Spiractinospora alimapuensis genome and harbors:
- a CDS encoding DUF4191 domain-containing protein gives rise to the protein MAKSKDTEKAPAGKSAGKNADSGAAEKRPGRLKQIRMVAGLVHKQSPWSIPIAVVIAIVVLGLAILGGILTGAVWYWVILGIPTAFLSGFIFFTRRAQTVQYKMLEGQLGAGMAILENMRGNWVFTPGVNGNREMDVVHRVVGRPGIILVGEGNPNRVKGLIAKEKKRVARVAYSAPIYDLRVGSGDEEVSISQLRKRVMKLPRNLNKAQVAELNYRLKALPPAMQLPKGPMPKGAKMPKGPKMPGGQS
- a CDS encoding RDD family protein, producing MATRNTPANSDDPHSEEFVHPGNRLGMPRDGTGAVASVPRRLGALAVDWLLSLGVAHTVFDGSANLTAYVALVVFAAQATLLITFTGTTIGKRIFGIRMGQLPASSVTWPLAVLVRTLLLCLVIPAVVYDRDNRGLHDRAVGTVSTRI
- a CDS encoding GlsB/YeaQ/YmgE family stress response membrane protein — protein: MEITGIISAIIVGLIIGALGRLVAPGRQHVPLWLTLVIGIVAAFVGSAIAAIFTTFWLFVLIVQVIVAAIGVALVDRGFAGRRAS